One Zymoseptoria tritici IPO323 chromosome 5, whole genome shotgun sequence genomic window, ATTCTTCAAGTGAATGAACCAGCACACTTCCTCCTGTCCTACGATTCCCTCCACACACCCTCGCCGCAGGGACAATACTCCTCAATGCCTCAACAACCTAGCAACCACATCCATCGGcgtcctcctcccctctccatcctcctccaatgGCATCAAAGGccctctctcctccaacacTTCCACGACTTGCGCAACCCACTATTGACATTCTCTAACTTTCctgcttcgtcttcctcggcgcTGCATCACTTCCCGTGTCCCCAGAATTCAAACTTCTTAAACTCGACCCCGGCGCTGGGATTCCCAGATATACTTTCCCAAAGACCGATgggagtggtggtggagggagtggagggagTAGGTGACTGGATGTGGTCGGTCACGATTTCAGGTATCTCTATGATGAAGATGGAAAGAGAAGAGAACGAGAAGCGTCACCCATATGGGATGTGTCTGTTTGGAGAATGATTGATGCCTAGACTCGGGTGCGTCGCCACGCGTTCTCGCATGTTGGAATGCTACGACATGCGGGAGCAGATCATCAACCGATTCTCTGTCGTGGTAACACGTCCTGTACCGTTTCGCCTTTCTTCTGTATCAATCTCACACTTCTGTATCAACCTCACACCCCCTGCACCCCCTCCCACACCCCCTCTCAACCGCCAGTATAGCAAAATGCCCCCCAACCGTACTCCTCGCCTTATTCCCAATCCACTCCCCCACCTGCCCTTCCTCCgccccctcctccaccacataCTTCGTCCCAAACGGCACCCGATTCAATCCATTCGTCATGAATTCCCACGTTGATTGCaccaccttcttcttcaactcctcaCTCCCCGAAGCAGCGGCGTAGACGATATTCCAATCCGTCAGCGCCCAGGAGACGCCAGTCACATTTGCGGCCGGAGCGTGGGCGAAAGGCAGGCCGGCGGGGGTGAGGTCGAGTTGGTTCAGGTACAGTTGGGTTTGATGGAAGTAAGCGGAGGTGAGGAAGGTGGAGAGGTTGAGCAGGATGTCGGAGAAGGCGGGGAAGAGGACGGACCAGGAGGTGGGGTGGGCGTAGTTGTATGTGAAGTAGGAGGAGGGGGTTGGGTGGTCGGTGTTGAGGCCTAGTCCGTGGTCGTATAGAGTCTTGGAGAAGGACTTTGCAGCTGATGAGTATGTCTCGTTGTTGAGGAGGCGAGCGGCGGCCTGCAAAGCGATGGTGGATTGTATGGCGAGACCGGTTTGGTTGGCGGAGGGGAAGATTACGTCGACGCTGGAGAGTTGAGTGGAGGGGTAGAGGGCGTTGGAGACGAGGTAGTCCGCCCAGccggggaggagggaggcgtaGCGGtcggtgagggaggaggagttggagagtTGTTCGTaggcgtggaggaggatgaggattgaGGAGGTTTCGAACAAAGGcatgtcttcttcgacgccgTCGTCGTGACCAGTGGCGTAGGGATAGTCTGGGAAGTGGTTTAGCTGGGATGTCGTtgggcgagggaggaggaacatACTAGTGCCAATATCGTGGATGGTGTATTCCTTCGGCCACCGCCCTGAAGCGTGGTAGTTCAGGACCGGCAAAAGTTGCAGCTTGATCCATTCGGGATTCAACGACACGAAGATCGGCCAGGTCTGGAAAATGAGATCAATGGTATTGATGTTGCCATCACTCGAGATCTCTTTCAGAAAAGCCCACGGCTCCGCTGTGAGGTTGTTGATTGGGACCTGCACGTGTCGTCAGCTTGGCTATCATATGCCGGAAAAGAACGCCGTATACCGTCAGCTCATACGCTGCAAGGCACTGCCTCACGCTCGCCTCGCAGATATCAGCATACTGACTTCCCCAGTCATCAGACATGGACTCTGCCTTGGTGCGCACTTGACGATCGAACTTCTCCGAGAAGTCGTTCGCATCCTTGTAGTTCCCCATGAAGAACTCGAATGCCTCTGTAATCTCTAGCCACATAGTTCGATGGTACCCAGTCTGGACCTCGCCCAAGTACTCGATCGCCAAGTCTCGTTGAAACCCAACACCAAAAGTAACGGCTGCGCCCTCACTACCAACTCGACCTAGAGATTTTGCAAGACCGGCGATATTGGATCCCAATTCATCACTTGGCATTTGAGCAAGATCTCCGTTGTCGATGAATGTGGAGAGGACATCTCGCGCAGGGCCAGAAGCATGGGTGACATTCTCTTCATTCGTCGTGCCGAAAATGACAGACCCCCATGCAGCCATGTCGTCGACTTCTTGGAATGGCGTCTGGTTCTTGTTGAAAAAGCGGAAGTACCCATTCGAGTCCGTAGTCGTGTAATTGATACTCGAGCTCCCATTCTGCTGTGTCCAAGTCTGATCGATCGCGCTGAAGACCTCAATATCCCTCGGTTGATCCGTGTCCACCTGCACCGTCAGATAAGAATACGGCAGAGACTGCAACTGCAGATCTCGAGGATACACTGGTGAGAAAAAGTCCAGCGTGAATTTCACCTCTCCAGCTCCCAATGTAATCCACGTGTGCGTCGAGCTATAGCGCACTTCCAGCGTCTTCGCAGCTGTCACCGTACCTGAGACCTCTGCTGGCGAGTTCAGCAGCGCATACGCTTTGCCATCGACACGGGCCAACACTGGCCAGTTGATCTGTTGTCCAGTCCAGAACTCGGGTTGCGCATTCGCTACATCTTGAATGCCTGTGCTGGGAAGCCAGGTCGAGAGGTAGGGTGACTTGACGGCGAGAGGGTAGGAGGGGAGACTGGCGATGCTGGCGAGGACTTGTTGGCCGAAGAGAAGAGTCTGCAGCCAGAAGATGAGGGCGGAGAGCCAGCGCATCGCCATCAcgagaggatggaggagggtggtggtgatggatgaTGAAAGGCGCAGGGCATTGCTGACGATGAACATGAGCACAAGAGAAATAAGAATAAGGAATATGCGGCTAATGAAAGTTGTCGGAGGACATGCTCGTGatcggcggcggtgaggtgGTCGTGAATTGTAGACGTGAATCTTGGAAGCAGCTGAAAAGAGCGGCACTTTAGTGTCCTCCATTTTGCGAGTTGACTCGGGCATTTGCGCCATTACTTATTCTGCCTCGCGAGAACAGGTGAGATGTAGTCTTGATCATTGAAATGGACATTTTCTGGTCGAGGCAATGCTGTGACCTCAGCTGTGTCTGCACGATTCAGATGCAGCGTGAACGTGAGAGGTGAGATTACAGGGACCCGCCCTCTACATCTTGCGGCATCTCCACGGGTGGCCAAGAGGATGATACACAAGCGTTTGCTGCGCTGGCTGAAGCAGAGTGAGCCATCGAAGGAGCTTGCCGGTAAGAATgttgtggtggagaagaagatgtcgatgttCAAGACTGGTCAGAGCTGGAGGGGCGAAGGGCAACAGCTGGTCAGCGCGGGCGGAGCTAAGTCCGACGCCTGTCCTTTCGCTCATCGCCTTTGTCTtcccatcatcatcgtcttccaTCGCATCTGCAAGTCAGTAACGAACGGTTTCTGAGACGGACCACCAGCGCGATGGCTCCAGAGCTAACGGAAGACTCACATGCTCCCTCCATTGGCCACGTCAGCTCCAAACACCACTGAC contains:
- the GLS-A1 gene encoding glutaminase A L-glutamine amidohydrolase (Secreted glucaminase A (usually mitochondrial). Large (710aa) secreted protein. Hypothetically conserved in other fungi. Hydrolase class enzyme that catalyzes the deamination of glutamine to form glutamate and ammonium ions. Theoretical pI: 4.62. Glutaminase A is active only at acid pH.Acid-Base Balance. ...), with translation MAMRWLSALIFWLQTLLFGQQVLASIASLPSYPLAVKSPYLSTWLPSTGIQDVANAQPEFWTGQQINWPVLARVDGKAYALLNSPAEVSGTVTAAKTLEVRYSSTHTWITLGAGEVKFTLDFFSPVYPRDLQLQSLPYSYLTVQVDTDQPRDIEVFSAIDQTWTQQNGSSSINYTTTDSNGYFRFFNKNQTPFQEVDDMAAWGSVIFGTTNEENVTHASGPARDVLSTFIDNGDLAQMPSDELGSNIAGLAKSLGRVGSEGAAVTFGVGFQRDLAIEYLGEVQTGYHRTMWLEITEAFEFFMGNYKDANDFSEKFDRQVRTKAESMSDDWGSQYADICEASVRQCLAAYELTVPINNLTAEPWAFLKEISSDGNINTIDLIFQTWPIFVSLNPEWIKLQLLPVLNYHASGRWPKEYTIHDIGTNYPYATGHDDGVEEDMPLFETSSILILLHAYEQLSNSSSLTDRYASLLPGWADYLVSNALYPSTQLSSVDVIFPSANQTGLAIQSTIALQAAARLLNNETYSSAAKSFSKTLYDHGLGLNTDHPTPSSYFTYNYAHPTSWSVLFPAFSDILLNLSTFLTSAYFHQTQLYLNQLDLTPAGLPFAHAPAANVTGVSWALTDWNIVYAAASGSEELKKKVVQSTWEFMTNGLNRVPFGTKYVVEEGAEEGQVGEWIGNKARSTVGGHFAILAVERGCGRGCRGCEVDTEV